One genomic window of Comamonas serinivorans includes the following:
- a CDS encoding ATP-dependent DNA helicase, which produces MNPATVAVRALCEFAARSGDLDLRFTPAPSALEGMAGHARVRSRRAPGYETEVTLSGLYQDALQVRGRADGFDPEAGQLEEIKTYRGQLDGVRDHHRALHQAQARTYGHLLCQARGLTRLRVALVYVNVDTDAKTVLTEDCTAAELQAHFDQLCQRYLSWARAEAAHRLGRDAAMAGLAFPHGDFRSGQRELSVAVYRAARQGAQTGNGACLMAQAPTGIGKTLGTVFPMLKAMAHQGLDKLFFLTAKGTGQGVALRALAQLQPPPWTNEPAPSPACATVSSDAASATPSDAAPDAAPDAAACPADDPPLAPAAPRLRVLALLARDKACEHPDKACHGESCPLARGFFDRLPAARAAAPALADWHPASVRTLALAHGICPYYLAQELVRWSDVVVGDYNHYYDSSALLHALTREQGWRVGVLVDEAHNLVDRARRMYSAELSPFTLAAARQQATGPVRTALDRLRRCCTALASTQTADYAVLDAVPPTLLTALQRVTQAVGQAQDAGLQALGEDLLALHFEALQLLQLAEQFGPHALFDIARLPARATDRPHARASAVLGIRNVIPAPHLAPRHASAQATVLFSGTLNPPAFYRDLLGLPPTTAQVDIDTPFAADQLQVHVVREVSTRWADRAQSLTPIADLVAQQHARAPGNYLCFFSSFDYLQRVAERLRERHPALPLCLQTPAMDAAGREAFLAGFTETSRVVGLVVLGGVFAEGVDLPGRRLIGAFVATLGLPQLGPVNDAMRRVLAQRFGARQGDDYTYLYPGLRKVVQAAGRVIRSEDDRGTIHLIDDRYGRPHVQALLPRWWRLQAASAATAPVSGSAPAPSPSASHAEAARHA; this is translated from the coding sequence ATGAACCCGGCGACCGTGGCCGTGCGCGCGCTGTGCGAGTTCGCCGCGCGATCGGGCGACCTCGACCTGCGCTTCACGCCCGCGCCCTCGGCGCTGGAGGGCATGGCCGGCCACGCGCGGGTGCGCTCGCGCCGCGCGCCCGGCTACGAAACCGAGGTCACCCTGTCCGGTCTGTACCAGGACGCGCTGCAGGTGCGGGGCCGCGCCGACGGCTTCGACCCCGAGGCGGGGCAGCTGGAAGAGATCAAGACCTACCGCGGCCAGCTGGACGGCGTACGTGACCACCACCGCGCCCTGCATCAGGCCCAGGCCCGCACCTATGGCCACCTGCTCTGCCAGGCGCGAGGGCTGACGCGGCTGCGTGTGGCGCTGGTCTACGTCAACGTCGACACCGATGCAAAAACGGTGCTCACCGAAGACTGCACCGCCGCCGAGCTGCAGGCGCACTTCGACCAGCTGTGCCAGCGCTACCTGAGCTGGGCCCGCGCCGAGGCCGCGCACCGGCTGGGCCGCGACGCCGCCATGGCCGGTCTGGCCTTTCCGCACGGCGACTTCCGCAGCGGGCAACGCGAGCTGTCCGTGGCGGTGTATCGCGCTGCGCGCCAGGGTGCACAAACGGGCAACGGGGCATGCCTCATGGCCCAGGCGCCCACCGGCATCGGCAAGACGCTGGGCACGGTGTTCCCCATGCTCAAGGCCATGGCGCATCAAGGGCTGGACAAGCTGTTCTTCCTGACCGCCAAAGGCACGGGCCAGGGCGTGGCGCTGCGCGCGCTGGCCCAGCTGCAACCACCGCCCTGGACGAACGAGCCCGCGCCGTCGCCCGCCTGTGCCACCGTGTCGTCCGATGCGGCATCCGCCACACCATCCGATGCCGCGCCCGATGCCGCGCCGGACGCAGCGGCCTGCCCCGCTGACGACCCACCCCTCGCGCCCGCTGCGCCCCGCCTGCGCGTGCTCGCCCTGCTGGCGCGTGACAAGGCCTGCGAGCACCCCGACAAGGCCTGCCATGGCGAGTCGTGCCCGCTGGCGCGGGGCTTTTTCGACCGGCTGCCGGCCGCACGCGCCGCCGCGCCGGCCCTGGCCGACTGGCACCCGGCCAGCGTGCGCACCCTGGCCCTGGCGCACGGCATCTGCCCCTATTACTTGGCCCAGGAGCTGGTGCGCTGGAGCGACGTCGTCGTCGGCGACTACAACCACTACTACGACAGCAGCGCCCTGCTGCACGCGCTCACGCGCGAGCAAGGCTGGCGGGTCGGCGTGCTGGTGGACGAGGCGCACAACCTGGTCGACCGCGCGCGCCGCATGTACAGCGCCGAGCTGTCGCCCTTCACGCTGGCCGCCGCCCGCCAGCAGGCCACCGGCCCGGTGCGGACGGCGCTGGACCGCCTGCGGCGCTGCTGCACGGCCCTGGCCAGCACGCAGACCGCCGACTACGCCGTGCTGGACGCCGTGCCGCCCACGCTGCTGACGGCGCTGCAGCGCGTCACCCAGGCCGTTGGCCAGGCCCAGGATGCAGGCCTTCAGGCGCTGGGCGAGGACCTGCTGGCCCTGCATTTCGAGGCCCTGCAGCTGCTGCAGCTTGCCGAGCAGTTCGGCCCCCACGCGCTGTTCGACATCGCCCGCCTGCCCGCGCGCGCTACCGATCGGCCGCACGCCCGCGCCAGCGCCGTGCTCGGCATCCGCAACGTCATCCCCGCGCCGCACCTGGCGCCCCGGCACGCCAGCGCGCAAGCCACGGTGCTGTTCTCGGGCACGCTGAACCCGCCGGCCTTCTACCGCGACCTGCTGGGCCTGCCGCCGACCACGGCGCAGGTCGACATCGACACGCCCTTCGCGGCCGACCAGCTGCAGGTGCACGTGGTGCGCGAGGTCTCGACGCGCTGGGCCGATCGCGCGCAATCGCTCACCCCCATCGCCGACCTCGTGGCGCAGCAGCACGCCCGTGCACCGGGCAACTACCTGTGCTTTTTCAGCAGCTTCGACTACCTGCAGCGCGTGGCCGAACGCCTGCGCGAGCGCCACCCCGCGCTGCCGCTGTGCCTGCAGACCCCGGCCATGGACGCAGCCGGCCGCGAGGCCTTCCTGGCCGGCTTCACCGAGACCAGCCGCGTCGTCGGCCTGGTGGTGCTGGGCGGCGTGTTTGCCGAAGGGGTGGACCTGCCCGGCCGCCGGCTCATCGGGGCCTTCGTGGCCACGCTGGGCTTGCCGCAGCTGGGGCCCGTCAACGACGCGATGCGGCGCGTGCTGGCCCAGCGCTTCGGCGCACGCCAGGGCGACGACTACACCTACCTCTACCCCGGCCTGCGCAAGGTGGTGCAGGCGGCGGGCCGCGTGATCCGCAGCGAGGACGACCGCGGCACCATCCACCTCATCGACGACCGCTACGGCCGGCCCCACGTGCAAGCCCTGCTGCCGCGCTGGTGGCGGCTGCAGGCGGCTTCTGCGGCTACCGCGCCGGTGTCCGGGTCGGCGCCGGCCCCCTCGCCCTCAGCGAGCCACGCTGAGGCGGCGCGCCACGCGTGA
- a CDS encoding TonB-dependent receptor, with protein sequence MTQATPAARAVRPVLRPAHALRPSPLLASWMLCCPLLATAQDTLPSVQVTADAVPSALQTPATSGTHLPVTTQDLPASLSAITARQAEERADFGVADAVTRTVGLTSTASPGNGGMAFSSRGFSGVNSVGVAEDGLSLPVAAGTITYPNAAWGYERFEVLRGPGSLMFGSGTMGATVNAIRKTPSADRQTEMLLGGGQHGTARAGLGTTGALAPGLSYRIDAYGERTDGERPLGRSTNAKLMNALRWQASDTLRFDLTADFSDTQPERYFGTPTVDGRVARALRHQNYNVRDSDIRYLDRRVKFKGEWQVRPGLTLRNESYHFSSDRHWKNIEAYGYNPAQQTVARSDYLEIGHDLTQSGNRLALLAEAGQHKLAAGWDLSRSRFKALNSSPYTGSSVVDALNPQHGVWDSPDPYALKLSNAIRQNALYLEDAWQLHDQWLLMAGLRRDWYDFDRRDVVSQATLAKKLAGTSWRLGLTHTLNDRTNVYAQVSTGHDPVTSLLSLAASQSGFTLSRGRQVELGIKQQLPDPRGEWALAVYDIRKDDIITRDPLQPTVSIQGGSQSSRGIELSGALQASRAWRFEGNLGWVDAQFDELREGATGIDRSGNRPANVPRVTANVWAHYTVGDWRASLGLRHVGKRYSSNANTTYLPSYVVADAVVSWRMNRQVSFNLVGRNLANRLYAQSSYGSQWLLGRGRQVELNAQLRF encoded by the coding sequence ATGACCCAAGCCACTCCGGCCGCTCGCGCCGTTCGTCCCGTGTTGCGCCCAGCCCATGCGCTGCGCCCAAGCCCTCTGCTCGCATCCTGGATGCTGTGCTGCCCCCTGCTCGCCACCGCGCAGGACACGCTGCCCAGTGTGCAGGTGACGGCCGACGCCGTGCCCTCGGCGCTGCAGACGCCTGCCACCTCGGGCACCCACTTGCCCGTGACAACGCAAGACCTGCCCGCCAGCCTCAGCGCCATCACCGCCCGGCAGGCCGAAGAACGCGCCGACTTCGGCGTGGCCGATGCCGTCACGCGCACCGTGGGCCTGACCAGCACCGCCTCGCCCGGCAACGGCGGCATGGCGTTTTCCAGCCGCGGCTTCAGCGGCGTCAACTCGGTGGGCGTGGCCGAGGACGGGCTGAGCCTGCCCGTGGCCGCCGGCACCATCACCTACCCCAATGCCGCCTGGGGCTACGAGCGTTTCGAGGTCTTGCGCGGCCCCGGCTCGCTGATGTTTGGCAGCGGCACGATGGGCGCCACGGTCAACGCCATCCGCAAGACCCCCAGCGCAGACCGGCAGACCGAGATGCTGCTGGGCGGCGGCCAGCATGGCACCGCCCGCGCCGGCCTGGGCACCACCGGTGCGCTGGCACCTGGCCTGAGCTACCGCATCGACGCCTATGGCGAGCGCACCGATGGCGAGCGCCCACTGGGCCGCAGCACCAACGCCAAGCTCATGAACGCCCTGCGCTGGCAGGCCAGCGACACGCTGCGCTTTGACCTCACGGCCGACTTCAGCGACACCCAGCCCGAGCGCTACTTCGGCACGCCCACCGTGGATGGGCGCGTGGCCCGCGCGCTGCGCCACCAGAACTACAACGTGCGCGACAGCGACATCCGCTACCTGGACCGCCGCGTCAAGTTCAAGGGCGAGTGGCAGGTCCGTCCCGGCCTCACGCTCCGGAACGAGAGCTACCACTTCAGCTCGGACCGCCACTGGAAAAACATCGAGGCCTACGGCTACAACCCGGCCCAGCAGACGGTGGCGCGCTCCGACTACCTGGAGATCGGCCACGACCTGACGCAGAGCGGCAACCGGCTGGCCTTGTTGGCCGAAGCGGGCCAACACAAGCTCGCCGCGGGCTGGGACCTGTCGCGCTCGCGTTTCAAGGCCTTGAACAGCTCGCCCTACACGGGCTCATCGGTGGTCGATGCCCTGAACCCGCAGCATGGCGTGTGGGACAGCCCCGATCCCTACGCGCTCAAGCTCTCCAACGCCATCCGCCAGAACGCCCTCTACCTGGAAGACGCCTGGCAGCTCCACGACCAGTGGCTGCTCATGGCCGGCCTGCGCCGCGACTGGTACGACTTCGACCGCCGCGACGTGGTGTCGCAGGCCACGCTGGCCAAGAAGCTGGCCGGCACCTCGTGGCGCCTGGGCCTGACGCACACGCTGAACGACCGCACCAACGTGTACGCCCAGGTCAGCACCGGCCACGACCCCGTGACCAGCCTGTTGTCGCTGGCCGCGTCGCAAAGCGGCTTCACGCTGAGCCGTGGCCGCCAGGTCGAGCTGGGCATCAAGCAGCAGCTGCCCGACCCGCGTGGTGAGTGGGCGCTGGCCGTGTACGACATCCGCAAGGACGACATCATCACGCGCGATCCGCTGCAACCCACGGTGTCCATCCAGGGCGGCAGCCAGTCCTCGCGCGGCATCGAACTGTCGGGCGCGCTGCAGGCCAGTCGGGCCTGGCGCTTCGAGGGCAACCTGGGCTGGGTCGACGCCCAGTTCGACGAGCTGCGGGAAGGCGCCACCGGCATCGACCGCTCGGGCAACCGCCCGGCCAACGTGCCGCGCGTCACCGCCAACGTGTGGGCGCACTACACCGTGGGCGACTGGCGCGCCTCGCTGGGCCTGCGCCACGTGGGCAAGCGCTACAGCAGCAACGCCAACACCACCTACCTGCCGTCGTACGTGGTGGCCGATGCCGTGGTCAGCTGGCGCATGAACCGCCAGGTCAGCTTCAACCTGGTCGGGCGCAACCTGGCGAATCGCCTGTACGCCCAGTCGTCGTACGGCAGCCAGTGGCTGCTGGGCCGCGGCCGCCAAGTCGAGCTCAACGCGCAACTGCGCTTCTGA